GCACGACCTGCTTGTCCTTCCTCTCGGCCTTGACCTCGACCGGGAGCTGCCACGAGAGTTCGCCATGGGGTCCCTTCACGCGGACCTTGGCGCCCTCGATGGCGACGTCGACCTTCTCAGGGATCGTAATCGGCTGTCTTCCGACGCGGCTCATAGCGTTCTCCTTACCAGACCTGGCAGAGGACCTCTCCGCCGACCTTCTTCTCCTTCGCCTGCTTGTCCGTGAGCACGCCCGCAGGCGTGGTCAGGATCGTCACCGCGAAGCCCACTCGCACGCGGGGGATCTCGCGGTACGAGCGATAGATGCGCAGCCCGGGGCGGGAGGTCCGCTTGATGCCGCGGATGACCGCCTCCTTCGTGGGCGAGTACTTCAGGAAGACGCGCAGGGTTCCGACGCGCTTCTCGTTGAAGATCGTCTTGTAGTTGGCGATGAAGCCCTCATCCTTGAGGATGCGGGCGATCTCCGCCTTGATGCCGGACAGAGGGACGTCGATGCGGTCCTTCTGCCGGATGTTCGCGTTGCGGATGCGGGTCAGGAAGTCAGCGATGGGGTCCATGGGGTCTCACCTACCAGGAGGATTTCCGCACGCCCGGGATCTGGCCGCGGTGCGCCATGTTGCGGAAGCAGATCCTGCAGAGGCCGAAGTCGCGCA
The window above is part of the Elusimicrobiota bacterium genome. Proteins encoded here:
- the rpsH gene encoding 30S ribosomal protein S8, translating into MDPIADFLTRIRNANIRQKDRIDVPLSGIKAEIARILKDEGFIANYKTIFNEKRVGTLRVFLKYSPTKEAVIRGIKRTSRPGLRIYRSYREIPRVRVGFAVTILTTPAGVLTDKQAKEKKVGGEVLCQVW